Proteins encoded in a region of the Cheilinus undulatus linkage group 8, ASM1832078v1, whole genome shotgun sequence genome:
- the phactr4b gene encoding phosphatase and actin regulator 4B isoform X3, whose translation MENRDDDAEQHHSTMVGEGGSTGDSTPKRKGKFSTLGKIFKPWKWRKKKSSERFKETSEELERKMSTRRTRQELIEQGVLKEVPDNDADTQTPKQPYIKNGHTLPLSSGVGGGGGGVINIRSPCNQGKLPLESDYRLNPAWLSQADEGRGRSPSDGERRGVLGSRGTGLHEDGWRGGGGGTRAHIEGEWKPNMVWQGQIHGQMEDCRRGGRLHPEDGQKRPGLQKAPSEDGRKSRPAEADWRPTLPRHASAEEGRARRESESPFIPDPEALRDTLREPLPPKQSVMPPKWLMTSPAEPGSKGSPRTPSNHPTTQYPSPSASSSSSSKPVRSVSSAGASTQQSSALAPTSSSQGTKQPPLPPPKPVNRGNAAMLVSALQGGENAQLPLYWSCWKRECDYDVYLSLPVYLCRRAGGLRSGDFIQGGASLVPAKPSPPMPPKRTTPVTKRTPEDSCVSSHSINPSPLSLEDHSSLSVSFQLPPPPPSPPLPTHIPPSPPRQHIHTHHLHHQHSYPHPLPQPIPMLFDPPSPTNESPQRPAPVPLHIMIQRALSSPGPAQPHPDGLQRAHTLLFETPPEYQGDRGRPLPVSIQPLKLSEDDYSEEEEEEEDDEEEEEYDGEIPQPELEPRSRRCLVGDTGVCVGGNSSEEEEEEDEDEDEEGGHDMHDDSDSEGPVLYKDDDSDEDEEDEPPPSALASRVKRKDTLALKLSSRPSAPDRDRFNQDRSSRDDQPPGQTGLTWQSREQWEAIRTQIGTALTRRLSQRPTAEELEQRNILQPKNQADRQAEVREIKRRLTRKLSQRPTVAELQARKILRFHEYVEVTDAQDYDRRADKPWTKLTPADKAAIRKELNDYKSTEMEVHEESRIYTRFHRP comes from the exons ATGATGACGCTGAGCAGCACCACAGCACTATGGTGGGAGAAGGTGGCAGCACAGGGGACAGCACCCCAAAGCGCAAGGGCAAGTTCTCTACCCTTGGAAAGATCTTCAAACCGTGGAAGTGGCGGAAGAAGAAAAGCAGCGAGAGATTCAAGGAAACTTCAGAAG AGCTGGAGAGAAAGATGTCGACGAGGCGTACACGGCAGGAGCTTATCGAACAGGGAGTGCTGAAGGAGGTCCCGGACAACG atgcagacacacaaacccCAAAACAGCCCTACATTAAGAACGGACACACTCTGCCTCTGAGCTCTGGAGTGGGTGGAGGCGGAGGAGGTGTGATCAATATAAGGAGCCCCTGTAACCAGGGCAAACTACCCTTGGAGTCGGACTATCGGTTGAACCCAGCCTGGCTCAGTCAGGCGGATGAAGGCAGGGGTCGTTCTCCCTCAGACGGTGAACGTCGGGGTGTTCTGGGCTCCAGAGGAACAGGACTGCATGAAGACGGGtggagagggggagggggagggacACGGGCTCATATTGAGGGCGAGTGGAAACCTAACATGGTCTGGCAGGGCCAAATTCACGGCCAGATGGAGGACTGCAGACGAGGGGGGAGACTTCACCCCGAGGATGGCCAGAAGAGACCTGGGCTGCAGAAGGCCCCATCAGAAGACGGCAGGAAGAGCCGGCCTGCTGAAGCAGACTGGAGGCCAACGCTCCCTCGACATGCATCTGCTGAGGAGGGACGAGCCCGCAGAG AGTCAGAGAGCCCTTTCATCCCTGACCCGGAGGCCCTACGTGACACTCTGCGTGAACCTCTGCCGCCTAAACAGTCCGTCATGCCTCCAAAATGGCTGATGACCTCACCCGCTGAGCCTGGCAGCAAAGGTTCACCTCGCACCCCGTCCAACCACCCAACCACCCAGTACCCCTCTCCttccgcctcctcctcctcctcctccaaaccCGTGCGCTCTGTCTCCTCAGCCGGAGCGTCTACCCAGCAGTCTTCAGCTTTAGCCCCTACATCCTCCTCTCAGGGCACCAAGCAGCCCCCGCTGCCTCCGCCCAAGCCCGTGAACCGAGGCAACGCTGCCATGCTGG TCTCCGCCCTGCAGGGGGGAGAGAACGCTCAGCTTCCACTCTACTGGTCCTGCTGGAAGCGAGAATGCGACTACGATGTCTACCTGTCCTTACCTGTGTACCTGTGCCGGCGGGCCGGAGGCCTGCGCTCAG GTGACTTCATACAAGGAGGAGCCAGTCTTGTGCCAGCCAAGCCCTCTCCTCCCATGCCTCCTAAAAGAACCACCCCGGTCACCAAACGCACGCCAGAGGACTCCTGTGTTTCAAGCCATTCCATTAACCCCTCGCCACTTTCTCTGGAAGACCACAGCAGCCTCTCTGTCAGCTTCCAGCTgcccccccctcctccctcaccTCCCCTTCCAACACATATACCACCATCTCCTCCCCGCCAACACATACACACCCACCATCTACACCATCAGCACTCTTACCCCCACCCCCTCCCTCAGCCCATTCCCATGCTGTTTGACCCGCCAAGTCCAACCAATGAGTCTCCTCAGCGGCCAGCACCTGTCCCGCTGCATATCATGATCCAGCGAGCCCTGTCCAGCCCCGGCCCAGCTCAGCCACATCCAGACGGGCTACAGCGAGCTCACACGCTGCTTTTTGAAACGCCTCCTGAGTACCAAGGAGACCGTGGGCGTCCTCTTCCTGTCAGCATCCAACCCCTGAAACT ATCTGAGGATGACTactcagaggaagaagaagaagaagaagatgatgaggaagaggaagaataCGATGGGGAGATCCCCCAGCCAGAGCTGGAACCCCGGAGTCGCAGATGCTTGGTGGGAGACACTGGTGTTTGTGTGGGGGGAAACAGtagtgaggaggaggaagaagaggatgaggatgaggatgaggaaggAGGGCATGACATGCATGATGACAGTGACTCTGAAGGTCCTGTGCTTTATAAAGATGACGAttcagatgaagatgaagaggatgagCCGCCTCCAA GTGCTCTGGCCAGCAGGGTCAAAAGAAAGGACACCCTGGCTCTGAAGCTGAGCAGCCGTCCCTCAGCCCCAGACAGGGACAGGTTCAACCAGGACAGAAGCAGCAGGGACGACCAACCTCCAGGCCAGACTGGCCTCACCTGGCAGAGCAGGGAGCAGTGGGAGGCCATCCGCACACAAATCGGCACCGCGCTCACAAG GCGACTTAGCCAGAGACCTACTGCTGAGGAGCTGGAGCAAAGAAACATCCTTCAGC CCAAAAACCAGGCTGACAGACAGGCTGAGGTCAGAGAGATTAAGCGGCGGCTGACCCGGAAG CTGAGTCAAAGACCCACGGTGGCAGAACTACAGGCAAGGAAAATCCTGCGTTTCCACGAGTATGTGGAAGTCACAGATGCTCAAGACTACGATCGCAGAGCAGACAAGCCGTGGACTAAGCTGACTCCTGCTGACAAG GCGGCTATCAGGAAGGAGCTCAACGACTATAAGAGCACTGAAATGGAGGTCCATGAAGAGAGCAGAATCTACACAAG GTTTCATCGGCCTTAG
- the phactr4b gene encoding phosphatase and actin regulator 4B isoform X5, translated as MENRDDDAEQHHSTMVGEGGSTGDSTPKRKGKFSTLGKIFKPWKWRKKKSSERFKETSEELERKMSTRRTRQELIEQGVLKEVPDNDADTQTPKQPYIKNGHTLPLSSGVGGGGGGVINIRSPCNQGKLPLESDYRLNPAWLSQADEGRGRSPSDGERRGVLGSRGTGLHEDGWRGGGGGTRAHIEGEWKPNMVWQGQIHGQMEDCRRGGRLHPEDGQKRPGLQKAPSEDGRKSRPAEADWRPTLPRHASAEEGRARRESESPFIPDPEALRDTLREPLPPKQSVMPPKWLMTSPAEPGSKGSPRTPSNHPTTQYPSPSASSSSSSKPVRSVSSAGASTQQSSALAPTSSSQGTKQPPLPPPKPVNRGNAAMLGDFIQGGASLVPAKPSPPMPPKRTTPVTKRTPEDSCVSSHSINPSPLSLEDHSSLSVSFQLPPPPPSPPLPTHIPPSPPRQHIHTHHLHHQHSYPHPLPQPIPMLFDPPSPTNESPQRPAPVPLHIMIQRALSSPGPAQPHPDGLQRAHTLLFETPPEYQGDRGRPLPVSIQPLKLSEDDYSEEEEEEEDDEEEEEYDGEIPQPELEPRSRRCLVGDTGVCVGGNSSEEEEEEDEDEDEEGGHDMHDDSDSEGPVLYKDDDSDEDEEDEPPPSALASRVKRKDTLALKLSSRPSAPDRDRFNQDRSSRDDQPPGQTGLTWQSREQWEAIRTQIGTALTRRLSQRPTAEELEQRNILQPKNQADRQAEVREIKRRLTRKLSQRPTVAELQARKILRFHEYVEVTDAQDYDRRADKPWTKLTPADKAAIRKELNDYKSTEMEVHEESRIYTRFHRP; from the exons ATGATGACGCTGAGCAGCACCACAGCACTATGGTGGGAGAAGGTGGCAGCACAGGGGACAGCACCCCAAAGCGCAAGGGCAAGTTCTCTACCCTTGGAAAGATCTTCAAACCGTGGAAGTGGCGGAAGAAGAAAAGCAGCGAGAGATTCAAGGAAACTTCAGAAG AGCTGGAGAGAAAGATGTCGACGAGGCGTACACGGCAGGAGCTTATCGAACAGGGAGTGCTGAAGGAGGTCCCGGACAACG atgcagacacacaaacccCAAAACAGCCCTACATTAAGAACGGACACACTCTGCCTCTGAGCTCTGGAGTGGGTGGAGGCGGAGGAGGTGTGATCAATATAAGGAGCCCCTGTAACCAGGGCAAACTACCCTTGGAGTCGGACTATCGGTTGAACCCAGCCTGGCTCAGTCAGGCGGATGAAGGCAGGGGTCGTTCTCCCTCAGACGGTGAACGTCGGGGTGTTCTGGGCTCCAGAGGAACAGGACTGCATGAAGACGGGtggagagggggagggggagggacACGGGCTCATATTGAGGGCGAGTGGAAACCTAACATGGTCTGGCAGGGCCAAATTCACGGCCAGATGGAGGACTGCAGACGAGGGGGGAGACTTCACCCCGAGGATGGCCAGAAGAGACCTGGGCTGCAGAAGGCCCCATCAGAAGACGGCAGGAAGAGCCGGCCTGCTGAAGCAGACTGGAGGCCAACGCTCCCTCGACATGCATCTGCTGAGGAGGGACGAGCCCGCAGAG AGTCAGAGAGCCCTTTCATCCCTGACCCGGAGGCCCTACGTGACACTCTGCGTGAACCTCTGCCGCCTAAACAGTCCGTCATGCCTCCAAAATGGCTGATGACCTCACCCGCTGAGCCTGGCAGCAAAGGTTCACCTCGCACCCCGTCCAACCACCCAACCACCCAGTACCCCTCTCCttccgcctcctcctcctcctcctccaaaccCGTGCGCTCTGTCTCCTCAGCCGGAGCGTCTACCCAGCAGTCTTCAGCTTTAGCCCCTACATCCTCCTCTCAGGGCACCAAGCAGCCCCCGCTGCCTCCGCCCAAGCCCGTGAACCGAGGCAACGCTGCCATGCTGG GTGACTTCATACAAGGAGGAGCCAGTCTTGTGCCAGCCAAGCCCTCTCCTCCCATGCCTCCTAAAAGAACCACCCCGGTCACCAAACGCACGCCAGAGGACTCCTGTGTTTCAAGCCATTCCATTAACCCCTCGCCACTTTCTCTGGAAGACCACAGCAGCCTCTCTGTCAGCTTCCAGCTgcccccccctcctccctcaccTCCCCTTCCAACACATATACCACCATCTCCTCCCCGCCAACACATACACACCCACCATCTACACCATCAGCACTCTTACCCCCACCCCCTCCCTCAGCCCATTCCCATGCTGTTTGACCCGCCAAGTCCAACCAATGAGTCTCCTCAGCGGCCAGCACCTGTCCCGCTGCATATCATGATCCAGCGAGCCCTGTCCAGCCCCGGCCCAGCTCAGCCACATCCAGACGGGCTACAGCGAGCTCACACGCTGCTTTTTGAAACGCCTCCTGAGTACCAAGGAGACCGTGGGCGTCCTCTTCCTGTCAGCATCCAACCCCTGAAACT ATCTGAGGATGACTactcagaggaagaagaagaagaagaagatgatgaggaagaggaagaataCGATGGGGAGATCCCCCAGCCAGAGCTGGAACCCCGGAGTCGCAGATGCTTGGTGGGAGACACTGGTGTTTGTGTGGGGGGAAACAGtagtgaggaggaggaagaagaggatgaggatgaggatgaggaaggAGGGCATGACATGCATGATGACAGTGACTCTGAAGGTCCTGTGCTTTATAAAGATGACGAttcagatgaagatgaagaggatgagCCGCCTCCAA GTGCTCTGGCCAGCAGGGTCAAAAGAAAGGACACCCTGGCTCTGAAGCTGAGCAGCCGTCCCTCAGCCCCAGACAGGGACAGGTTCAACCAGGACAGAAGCAGCAGGGACGACCAACCTCCAGGCCAGACTGGCCTCACCTGGCAGAGCAGGGAGCAGTGGGAGGCCATCCGCACACAAATCGGCACCGCGCTCACAAG GCGACTTAGCCAGAGACCTACTGCTGAGGAGCTGGAGCAAAGAAACATCCTTCAGC CCAAAAACCAGGCTGACAGACAGGCTGAGGTCAGAGAGATTAAGCGGCGGCTGACCCGGAAG CTGAGTCAAAGACCCACGGTGGCAGAACTACAGGCAAGGAAAATCCTGCGTTTCCACGAGTATGTGGAAGTCACAGATGCTCAAGACTACGATCGCAGAGCAGACAAGCCGTGGACTAAGCTGACTCCTGCTGACAAG GCGGCTATCAGGAAGGAGCTCAACGACTATAAGAGCACTGAAATGGAGGTCCATGAAGAGAGCAGAATCTACACAAG GTTTCATCGGCCTTAG
- the phactr4b gene encoding phosphatase and actin regulator 4B isoform X1, which yields MGQSLRLETPAKNPQQQHNNGDDDAEQHHSTMVGEGGSTGDSTPKRKGKFSTLGKIFKPWKWRKKKSSERFKETSEELERKMSTRRTRQELIEQGVLKEVPDNDADTQTPKQPYIKNGHTLPLSSGVGGGGGGVINIRSPCNQGKLPLESDYRLNPAWLSQADEGRGRSPSDGERRGVLGSRGTGLHEDGWRGGGGGTRAHIEGEWKPNMVWQGQIHGQMEDCRRGGRLHPEDGQKRPGLQKAPSEDGRKSRPAEADWRPTLPRHASAEEGRARRESESPFIPDPEALRDTLREPLPPKQSVMPPKWLMTSPAEPGSKGSPRTPSNHPTTQYPSPSASSSSSSKPVRSVSSAGASTQQSSALAPTSSSQGTKQPPLPPPKPVNRGNAAMLVSALQGGENAQLPLYWSCWKRECDYDVYLSLPVYLCRRAGGLRSGDFIQGGASLVPAKPSPPMPPKRTTPVTKRTPEDSCVSSHSINPSPLSLEDHSSLSVSFQLPPPPPSPPLPTHIPPSPPRQHIHTHHLHHQHSYPHPLPQPIPMLFDPPSPTNESPQRPAPVPLHIMIQRALSSPGPAQPHPDGLQRAHTLLFETPPEYQGDRGRPLPVSIQPLKLSEDDYSEEEEEEEDDEEEEEYDGEIPQPELEPRSRRCLVGDTGVCVGGNSSEEEEEEDEDEDEEGGHDMHDDSDSEGPVLYKDDDSDEDEEDEPPPSALASRVKRKDTLALKLSSRPSAPDRDRFNQDRSSRDDQPPGQTGLTWQSREQWEAIRTQIGTALTRRLSQRPTAEELEQRNILQPKNQADRQAEVREIKRRLTRKLSQRPTVAELQARKILRFHEYVEVTDAQDYDRRADKPWTKLTPADKAAIRKELNDYKSTEMEVHEESRIYTRFHRP from the exons ATGGGACAGAGTCTTCGTTTGGAGACACCAGCTAAGAacccacaacaacaacacaacaatgGCG ATGATGACGCTGAGCAGCACCACAGCACTATGGTGGGAGAAGGTGGCAGCACAGGGGACAGCACCCCAAAGCGCAAGGGCAAGTTCTCTACCCTTGGAAAGATCTTCAAACCGTGGAAGTGGCGGAAGAAGAAAAGCAGCGAGAGATTCAAGGAAACTTCAGAAG AGCTGGAGAGAAAGATGTCGACGAGGCGTACACGGCAGGAGCTTATCGAACAGGGAGTGCTGAAGGAGGTCCCGGACAACG atgcagacacacaaacccCAAAACAGCCCTACATTAAGAACGGACACACTCTGCCTCTGAGCTCTGGAGTGGGTGGAGGCGGAGGAGGTGTGATCAATATAAGGAGCCCCTGTAACCAGGGCAAACTACCCTTGGAGTCGGACTATCGGTTGAACCCAGCCTGGCTCAGTCAGGCGGATGAAGGCAGGGGTCGTTCTCCCTCAGACGGTGAACGTCGGGGTGTTCTGGGCTCCAGAGGAACAGGACTGCATGAAGACGGGtggagagggggagggggagggacACGGGCTCATATTGAGGGCGAGTGGAAACCTAACATGGTCTGGCAGGGCCAAATTCACGGCCAGATGGAGGACTGCAGACGAGGGGGGAGACTTCACCCCGAGGATGGCCAGAAGAGACCTGGGCTGCAGAAGGCCCCATCAGAAGACGGCAGGAAGAGCCGGCCTGCTGAAGCAGACTGGAGGCCAACGCTCCCTCGACATGCATCTGCTGAGGAGGGACGAGCCCGCAGAG AGTCAGAGAGCCCTTTCATCCCTGACCCGGAGGCCCTACGTGACACTCTGCGTGAACCTCTGCCGCCTAAACAGTCCGTCATGCCTCCAAAATGGCTGATGACCTCACCCGCTGAGCCTGGCAGCAAAGGTTCACCTCGCACCCCGTCCAACCACCCAACCACCCAGTACCCCTCTCCttccgcctcctcctcctcctcctccaaaccCGTGCGCTCTGTCTCCTCAGCCGGAGCGTCTACCCAGCAGTCTTCAGCTTTAGCCCCTACATCCTCCTCTCAGGGCACCAAGCAGCCCCCGCTGCCTCCGCCCAAGCCCGTGAACCGAGGCAACGCTGCCATGCTGG TCTCCGCCCTGCAGGGGGGAGAGAACGCTCAGCTTCCACTCTACTGGTCCTGCTGGAAGCGAGAATGCGACTACGATGTCTACCTGTCCTTACCTGTGTACCTGTGCCGGCGGGCCGGAGGCCTGCGCTCAG GTGACTTCATACAAGGAGGAGCCAGTCTTGTGCCAGCCAAGCCCTCTCCTCCCATGCCTCCTAAAAGAACCACCCCGGTCACCAAACGCACGCCAGAGGACTCCTGTGTTTCAAGCCATTCCATTAACCCCTCGCCACTTTCTCTGGAAGACCACAGCAGCCTCTCTGTCAGCTTCCAGCTgcccccccctcctccctcaccTCCCCTTCCAACACATATACCACCATCTCCTCCCCGCCAACACATACACACCCACCATCTACACCATCAGCACTCTTACCCCCACCCCCTCCCTCAGCCCATTCCCATGCTGTTTGACCCGCCAAGTCCAACCAATGAGTCTCCTCAGCGGCCAGCACCTGTCCCGCTGCATATCATGATCCAGCGAGCCCTGTCCAGCCCCGGCCCAGCTCAGCCACATCCAGACGGGCTACAGCGAGCTCACACGCTGCTTTTTGAAACGCCTCCTGAGTACCAAGGAGACCGTGGGCGTCCTCTTCCTGTCAGCATCCAACCCCTGAAACT ATCTGAGGATGACTactcagaggaagaagaagaagaagaagatgatgaggaagaggaagaataCGATGGGGAGATCCCCCAGCCAGAGCTGGAACCCCGGAGTCGCAGATGCTTGGTGGGAGACACTGGTGTTTGTGTGGGGGGAAACAGtagtgaggaggaggaagaagaggatgaggatgaggatgaggaaggAGGGCATGACATGCATGATGACAGTGACTCTGAAGGTCCTGTGCTTTATAAAGATGACGAttcagatgaagatgaagaggatgagCCGCCTCCAA GTGCTCTGGCCAGCAGGGTCAAAAGAAAGGACACCCTGGCTCTGAAGCTGAGCAGCCGTCCCTCAGCCCCAGACAGGGACAGGTTCAACCAGGACAGAAGCAGCAGGGACGACCAACCTCCAGGCCAGACTGGCCTCACCTGGCAGAGCAGGGAGCAGTGGGAGGCCATCCGCACACAAATCGGCACCGCGCTCACAAG GCGACTTAGCCAGAGACCTACTGCTGAGGAGCTGGAGCAAAGAAACATCCTTCAGC CCAAAAACCAGGCTGACAGACAGGCTGAGGTCAGAGAGATTAAGCGGCGGCTGACCCGGAAG CTGAGTCAAAGACCCACGGTGGCAGAACTACAGGCAAGGAAAATCCTGCGTTTCCACGAGTATGTGGAAGTCACAGATGCTCAAGACTACGATCGCAGAGCAGACAAGCCGTGGACTAAGCTGACTCCTGCTGACAAG GCGGCTATCAGGAAGGAGCTCAACGACTATAAGAGCACTGAAATGGAGGTCCATGAAGAGAGCAGAATCTACACAAG GTTTCATCGGCCTTAG
- the phactr4b gene encoding phosphatase and actin regulator 4B isoform X4: MGQSLRLETPAKNPQQQHNNGDDDAEQHHSTMVGEGGSTGDSTPKRKGKFSTLGKIFKPWKWRKKKSSERFKETSEELERKMSTRRTRQELIEQGVLKEVPDNDADTQTPKQPYIKNGHTLPLSSGVGGGGGGVINIRSPCNQGKLPLESDYRLNPAWLSQADEGRGRSPSDGERRGVLGSRGTGLHEDGWRGGGGGTRAHIEGEWKPNMVWQGQIHGQMEDCRRGGRLHPEDGQKRPGLQKAPSEDGRKSRPAEADWRPTLPRHASAEEGRARRESESPFIPDPEALRDTLREPLPPKQSVMPPKWLMTSPAEPGSKGSPRTPSNHPTTQYPSPSASSSSSSKPVRSVSSAGASTQQSSALAPTSSSQGTKQPPLPPPKPVNRGNAAMLGDFIQGGASLVPAKPSPPMPPKRTTPVTKRTPEDSCVSSHSINPSPLSLEDHSSLSVSFQLPPPPPSPPLPTHIPPSPPRQHIHTHHLHHQHSYPHPLPQPIPMLFDPPSPTNESPQRPAPVPLHIMIQRALSSPGPAQPHPDGLQRAHTLLFETPPEYQGDRGRPLPVSIQPLKLSEDDYSEEEEEEEDDEEEEEYDGEIPQPELEPRSRRCLVGDTGVCVGGNSSEEEEEEDEDEDEEGGHDMHDDSDSEGPVLYKDDDSDEDEEDEPPPSALASRVKRKDTLALKLSSRPSAPDRDRFNQDRSSRDDQPPGQTGLTWQSREQWEAIRTQIGTALTRRLSQRPTAEELEQRNILQPKNQADRQAEVREIKRRLTRKLSQRPTVAELQARKILRFHEYVEVTDAQDYDRRADKPWTKLTPADKAAIRKELNDYKSTEMEVHEESRIYTRFHRP; encoded by the exons ATGGGACAGAGTCTTCGTTTGGAGACACCAGCTAAGAacccacaacaacaacacaacaatgGCG ATGATGACGCTGAGCAGCACCACAGCACTATGGTGGGAGAAGGTGGCAGCACAGGGGACAGCACCCCAAAGCGCAAGGGCAAGTTCTCTACCCTTGGAAAGATCTTCAAACCGTGGAAGTGGCGGAAGAAGAAAAGCAGCGAGAGATTCAAGGAAACTTCAGAAG AGCTGGAGAGAAAGATGTCGACGAGGCGTACACGGCAGGAGCTTATCGAACAGGGAGTGCTGAAGGAGGTCCCGGACAACG atgcagacacacaaacccCAAAACAGCCCTACATTAAGAACGGACACACTCTGCCTCTGAGCTCTGGAGTGGGTGGAGGCGGAGGAGGTGTGATCAATATAAGGAGCCCCTGTAACCAGGGCAAACTACCCTTGGAGTCGGACTATCGGTTGAACCCAGCCTGGCTCAGTCAGGCGGATGAAGGCAGGGGTCGTTCTCCCTCAGACGGTGAACGTCGGGGTGTTCTGGGCTCCAGAGGAACAGGACTGCATGAAGACGGGtggagagggggagggggagggacACGGGCTCATATTGAGGGCGAGTGGAAACCTAACATGGTCTGGCAGGGCCAAATTCACGGCCAGATGGAGGACTGCAGACGAGGGGGGAGACTTCACCCCGAGGATGGCCAGAAGAGACCTGGGCTGCAGAAGGCCCCATCAGAAGACGGCAGGAAGAGCCGGCCTGCTGAAGCAGACTGGAGGCCAACGCTCCCTCGACATGCATCTGCTGAGGAGGGACGAGCCCGCAGAG AGTCAGAGAGCCCTTTCATCCCTGACCCGGAGGCCCTACGTGACACTCTGCGTGAACCTCTGCCGCCTAAACAGTCCGTCATGCCTCCAAAATGGCTGATGACCTCACCCGCTGAGCCTGGCAGCAAAGGTTCACCTCGCACCCCGTCCAACCACCCAACCACCCAGTACCCCTCTCCttccgcctcctcctcctcctcctccaaaccCGTGCGCTCTGTCTCCTCAGCCGGAGCGTCTACCCAGCAGTCTTCAGCTTTAGCCCCTACATCCTCCTCTCAGGGCACCAAGCAGCCCCCGCTGCCTCCGCCCAAGCCCGTGAACCGAGGCAACGCTGCCATGCTGG GTGACTTCATACAAGGAGGAGCCAGTCTTGTGCCAGCCAAGCCCTCTCCTCCCATGCCTCCTAAAAGAACCACCCCGGTCACCAAACGCACGCCAGAGGACTCCTGTGTTTCAAGCCATTCCATTAACCCCTCGCCACTTTCTCTGGAAGACCACAGCAGCCTCTCTGTCAGCTTCCAGCTgcccccccctcctccctcaccTCCCCTTCCAACACATATACCACCATCTCCTCCCCGCCAACACATACACACCCACCATCTACACCATCAGCACTCTTACCCCCACCCCCTCCCTCAGCCCATTCCCATGCTGTTTGACCCGCCAAGTCCAACCAATGAGTCTCCTCAGCGGCCAGCACCTGTCCCGCTGCATATCATGATCCAGCGAGCCCTGTCCAGCCCCGGCCCAGCTCAGCCACATCCAGACGGGCTACAGCGAGCTCACACGCTGCTTTTTGAAACGCCTCCTGAGTACCAAGGAGACCGTGGGCGTCCTCTTCCTGTCAGCATCCAACCCCTGAAACT ATCTGAGGATGACTactcagaggaagaagaagaagaagaagatgatgaggaagaggaagaataCGATGGGGAGATCCCCCAGCCAGAGCTGGAACCCCGGAGTCGCAGATGCTTGGTGGGAGACACTGGTGTTTGTGTGGGGGGAAACAGtagtgaggaggaggaagaagaggatgaggatgaggatgaggaaggAGGGCATGACATGCATGATGACAGTGACTCTGAAGGTCCTGTGCTTTATAAAGATGACGAttcagatgaagatgaagaggatgagCCGCCTCCAA GTGCTCTGGCCAGCAGGGTCAAAAGAAAGGACACCCTGGCTCTGAAGCTGAGCAGCCGTCCCTCAGCCCCAGACAGGGACAGGTTCAACCAGGACAGAAGCAGCAGGGACGACCAACCTCCAGGCCAGACTGGCCTCACCTGGCAGAGCAGGGAGCAGTGGGAGGCCATCCGCACACAAATCGGCACCGCGCTCACAAG GCGACTTAGCCAGAGACCTACTGCTGAGGAGCTGGAGCAAAGAAACATCCTTCAGC CCAAAAACCAGGCTGACAGACAGGCTGAGGTCAGAGAGATTAAGCGGCGGCTGACCCGGAAG CTGAGTCAAAGACCCACGGTGGCAGAACTACAGGCAAGGAAAATCCTGCGTTTCCACGAGTATGTGGAAGTCACAGATGCTCAAGACTACGATCGCAGAGCAGACAAGCCGTGGACTAAGCTGACTCCTGCTGACAAG GCGGCTATCAGGAAGGAGCTCAACGACTATAAGAGCACTGAAATGGAGGTCCATGAAGAGAGCAGAATCTACACAAG GTTTCATCGGCCTTAG